From one Deltaproteobacteria bacterium HGW-Deltaproteobacteria-4 genomic stretch:
- a CDS encoding FeS assembly protein SufBD produces the protein MTDFERLMSAFGVAGGDQAILGDTKTPHLLAVGHSILSARSVAGLEVETEEQRDGIRARVRILAGVKLTNPLHLCFGVLHKRGTQRIAMEVMLEKGASATFIAHCLLPDAVKVRHLMEAQIEIGEEAQLCYRETHYHGPHGGVKVVPKAQVKIARAGRYSSDFTLIVGRVGVLAIDYSVEVGEAAVCELLARVFAHANDQVQITEKIVLAGRNARGLIKTRIALEDDAQGEVTGITEGHAAGARGHVDCLEIVKDRAVAKAIPIVHVTHPGAKVTHEAAIGSVDQRQLETLMAHGLTPEEAVEVIVKGILA, from the coding sequence ATGACTGATTTCGAGCGATTGATGAGCGCCTTTGGCGTCGCCGGCGGCGATCAGGCGATCCTTGGCGATACAAAGACCCCCCATCTGCTGGCGGTGGGACACAGCATTCTCAGCGCCCGTTCGGTAGCGGGACTGGAGGTCGAAACTGAAGAACAACGTGACGGCATCCGCGCTCGGGTACGCATCCTCGCCGGAGTGAAGCTGACCAACCCTCTCCACCTCTGTTTCGGCGTCCTCCATAAGCGCGGTACCCAGCGTATCGCCATGGAGGTGATGCTGGAGAAGGGGGCAAGCGCCACCTTTATCGCCCACTGCCTCTTGCCGGATGCCGTCAAAGTGCGCCACCTCATGGAGGCGCAGATAGAGATCGGCGAAGAGGCGCAGCTTTGCTACAGAGAAACCCACTACCACGGCCCGCACGGCGGGGTGAAGGTGGTGCCTAAGGCGCAGGTCAAGATCGCCCGCGCCGGCCGCTACTCATCCGATTTCACCCTGATTGTCGGCCGTGTCGGGGTACTCGCCATCGACTACAGCGTGGAGGTTGGCGAGGCTGCCGTCTGCGAACTGCTGGCGCGGGTCTTTGCCCACGCCAACGACCAGGTGCAGATCACGGAGAAGATCGTCCTCGCCGGCCGGAATGCCCGCGGCCTGATCAAAACCCGCATCGCGCTGGAGGATGACGCACAAGGGGAAGTGACCGGCATCACCGAAGGGCATGCCGCCGGAGCGCGCGGCCATGTCGACTGCCTGGAGATCGTCAAGGACCGCGCCGTCGCCAAGGCGATCCCCATTGTTCACGTCACCCATCCCGGCGCCAAGGTCACCCACGAAGCGGCGATCGGCAGTGTCGATCAACGTCAGCTGGAGACCTTGATGGCGCACGGCCTCACCCCCGAAGAAGCGGTGGAGGTGATCGTCAAGGGGATACTGGCGTAA
- the amrS gene encoding AmmeMemoRadiSam system radical SAM enzyme has product MQEAMFYEEREDNRVRCGLCRFRCLIADGARGHCGVRENQDGILYSLVYGKLCAENVDPIEKKPLFHFQPGSRSYSIATVGCNFRCRHCQNYEISQVEKETPIRGMARTPSEVVKKAMAHGCASIAYTYTEPTIFFEFAYDTARIAHEAGLKNIFVTNGYITPEALATIAPWLDAANIDLKGFSENFYRDIVHARLSEVLDSIIEYRKQGIWIELTTLIIPGLNDDEKELQELASFIVANLGVDTPWHVSQFYPTYKLMDRPRTPLATLRRAREIGRAAGLRYVYEGNVPGEGGENTWCPSCAALLIERYGFAIGTNRIRNGVCPGCGTAIAGIGM; this is encoded by the coding sequence ATGCAGGAGGCGATGTTCTACGAAGAACGGGAGGACAATCGGGTGCGTTGCGGCCTGTGCCGCTTCCGCTGCCTGATTGCCGACGGCGCCCGCGGTCACTGCGGGGTCCGCGAGAACCAGGACGGCATCCTTTACAGTCTCGTCTACGGCAAGCTCTGCGCCGAGAACGTCGACCCCATCGAAAAGAAACCCCTTTTTCATTTCCAGCCGGGAAGCCGTTCCTACTCCATCGCCACGGTGGGGTGCAACTTCCGCTGCCGCCACTGCCAAAACTACGAAATCTCGCAGGTTGAGAAGGAGACGCCGATCCGGGGGATGGCACGCACTCCATCCGAAGTGGTGAAAAAAGCTATGGCGCATGGCTGTGCCTCCATTGCCTACACCTACACCGAACCGACCATCTTCTTTGAATTTGCCTATGACACCGCCCGAATCGCCCATGAAGCCGGCCTAAAGAACATCTTCGTCACCAACGGCTACATCACCCCCGAAGCCCTCGCCACCATCGCTCCCTGGCTCGACGCCGCCAATATCGATCTTAAGGGCTTCTCCGAAAACTTCTACCGCGACATCGTCCATGCCCGCCTGTCTGAGGTTCTCGATTCGATTATCGAGTATCGCAAACAGGGGATCTGGATCGAGCTCACTACCCTGATCATCCCCGGCCTCAATGACGATGAAAAGGAGCTGCAGGAACTCGCGAGCTTCATCGTTGCCAACCTCGGGGTCGACACCCCCTGGCACGTCAGCCAGTTCTACCCCACTTACAAACTGATGGACCGCCCCCGCACCCCCCTCGCCACCCTGCGCCGGGCGCGGGAGATCGGTCGCGCCGCCGGTCTGCGCTATGTCTACGAAGGAAATGTCCCCGGCGAGGGGGGAGAGAACACCTGGTGTCCGTCCTGTGCCGCCCTGCTCATCGAACGCTACGGCTTTGCCATCGGCACCAACCGCATCCGCAACGGGGTCTGCCCCGGTTGTGGCACTGCCATTGCCGGCATCGGTATGTGA
- a CDS encoding adenosine monophosphate-protein transferase, with protein sequence MQLEIHNVKIEYPEGCNIILGQTHFIKSAEDLYEIIVSAVPQARFGIAFTEASGPCLIRTEGNDDDLTRDCITALKAIGAGHVFCILLREAFPINVLNQIKHCPEVCTIYCATANPLQVIVASTLQGWGILGVIDGAPPKGVETDFDRQERHALMRRLGYKR encoded by the coding sequence ATGCAACTCGAAATCCATAACGTCAAGATCGAGTATCCGGAAGGATGCAACATCATCCTCGGCCAGACCCACTTCATCAAGAGCGCGGAAGATCTTTATGAAATCATCGTCTCGGCGGTACCGCAGGCCCGCTTCGGCATCGCCTTTACCGAGGCATCCGGTCCCTGCCTGATCCGCACGGAAGGGAATGACGACGATCTGACCCGGGACTGCATCACCGCCCTCAAGGCGATCGGCGCCGGCCATGTCTTCTGCATCCTGCTGCGCGAGGCCTTTCCGATCAACGTCCTCAATCAGATCAAGCACTGCCCTGAGGTCTGCACCATCTACTGTGCCACCGCCAACCCCCTGCAGGTCATCGTCGCCTCTACTCTTCAGGGGTGGGGAATTCTCGGCGTCATCGACGGGGCGCCGCCCAAGGGGGTGGAGACCGATTTCGATCGACAGGAACGCCACGCACTGATGCGCCGGCTCGGCTACAAACGCTGA
- a CDS encoding protein-L-isoaspartate O-methyltransferase yields the protein MFREDLIGRGITDTAVLRAMREVPREEFVAPELAAHAYADHPLPIEEEQTISQPYIVAYMTEALELSPTDRVLEIGTGSGYAAAVLSRIATTVYTVERLGRLAANARERLTALGYSNIVVHEGDGTLGWPEHAPYDAIVVTAGAPKLPEALLEQLAPGGRMVIPIGPTSFLQMLVRVRRRGENDYHSEELCPVRFVPLIGAAGW from the coding sequence ATGTTCCGCGAGGATCTGATCGGCCGCGGCATTACGGATACAGCGGTGCTGCGGGCGATGCGCGAGGTGCCGCGGGAGGAATTTGTCGCCCCGGAACTTGCGGCCCATGCTTATGCCGATCACCCGTTGCCGATTGAAGAAGAGCAAACGATCTCGCAGCCCTACATCGTCGCTTATATGACCGAAGCGCTGGAGCTGTCCCCCACCGACCGGGTGCTGGAGATCGGTACCGGCTCCGGCTACGCCGCCGCAGTGTTGAGCCGGATTGCCACGACGGTCTACACCGTCGAACGGCTGGGGAGATTAGCCGCTAATGCTCGAGAACGATTAACAGCACTCGGCTACAGCAATATTGTCGTCCATGAAGGGGACGGCACCCTCGGCTGGCCGGAACATGCCCCATACGATGCTATCGTTGTCACCGCCGGGGCGCCGAAACTGCCGGAAGCACTTCTCGAGCAACTCGCCCCGGGCGGACGGATGGTCATCCCCATCGGCCCGACCTCCTTCCTGCAGATGCTGGTCCGGGTCAGGCGGCGCGGTGAAAATGATTACCACAGTGAAGAACTCTGCCCGGTCCGCTTCGTCCCCCTGATCGGTGCGGCCGGGTGGTAA